In Flavobacterium sp. N1736, the following are encoded in one genomic region:
- the ilvC gene encoding ketol-acid reductoisomerase translates to MANYFNTLPLRLQLEQLGVCEFMEQSEFADGIAALAGKKVVIVGCGAQGLNQGLNMRDSGLDISYALRADAIAEKRVSYKNATENGFKVGTYEELIPTADLVCNLTPDKQHTAVVTAIMPLMKTGSTLSYSHGFNIVEEGMQIRKDITVIMCAPKCPGSEVREEYKRGFGVPTLIAVHPENDPNDFGLDQAKAYAVATGGHKAGVLKSSFVAEVKSDLMGEQTILCGLLQTGSILCFDKMVEKGIEPGYASKLIQFGWETITEALKHGGITNMMDRLSNPAKIEAYEIAEELKDIMRPLFQKHQDDIISGEFSRTMMIDWANDDKNLLTWRAATGETNFEKTPPTDAPISEQEYFDNGVLMIAMVKAGVELAFETMTEAGIIEESAYYESLHELPLIANTIARKKLFEMNRVISDTAEYGCYLFDHACKPLLTEFMKTVDTNVIGKPFSTSNGVDNAILIAVNKEIRQHPIEEVGAWLRESMTAMKKIG, encoded by the coding sequence ATGGCAAATTATTTCAACACATTACCACTTAGATTACAATTAGAACAATTAGGCGTTTGCGAATTTATGGAGCAATCAGAATTTGCAGACGGAATTGCTGCATTAGCCGGAAAAAAAGTTGTCATTGTAGGTTGTGGTGCACAAGGTTTGAATCAAGGTTTAAACATGAGAGATTCTGGTTTAGATATTTCATATGCATTACGTGCAGATGCAATCGCTGAAAAAAGAGTTTCTTATAAAAATGCAACTGAAAACGGATTTAAAGTTGGTACGTATGAAGAATTAATTCCAACTGCTGATTTAGTTTGTAACCTTACTCCTGATAAACAACATACTGCGGTAGTTACTGCAATTATGCCATTAATGAAAACAGGTTCTACTTTATCATATTCTCACGGTTTTAATATTGTCGAAGAAGGAATGCAGATTCGTAAAGATATTACTGTAATTATGTGTGCGCCTAAATGTCCTGGTTCTGAGGTTCGTGAAGAATACAAAAGAGGATTTGGTGTACCAACTTTAATCGCGGTTCACCCAGAAAATGATCCAAACGATTTTGGTTTAGATCAGGCAAAAGCTTATGCTGTAGCAACCGGAGGACATAAAGCAGGAGTTTTAAAATCATCATTTGTTGCCGAAGTTAAATCAGATTTAATGGGTGAGCAGACTATCCTTTGCGGATTATTGCAAACAGGTTCTATTTTATGTTTTGATAAAATGGTTGAAAAAGGAATCGAGCCCGGATATGCTTCAAAATTAATTCAATTTGGTTGGGAAACTATCACAGAAGCTTTGAAACACGGTGGTATCACGAATATGATGGATCGTCTTTCTAATCCTGCAAAAATCGAAGCTTACGAAATCGCAGAAGAATTAAAAGATATTATGCGTCCGTTATTTCAAAAACATCAGGATGATATTATTTCTGGAGAATTCTCAAGAACGATGATGATCGACTGGGCTAATGACGATAAAAATTTATTGACATGGAGAGCTGCAACCGGAGAAACTAACTTCGAAAAAACGCCTCCAACTGATGCTCCAATCTCTGAACAGGAATATTTTGATAATGGAGTTTTAATGATTGCAATGGTGAAAGCCGGAGTTGAATTAGCTTTTGAAACAATGACTGAGGCTGGAATTATCGAAGAATCAGCTTATTATGAGTCTTTACACGAATTGCCTTTGATTGCAAATACAATTGCAAGAAAAAAATTATTTGAAATGAACCGCGTTATTTCGGATACTGCTGAATACGGATGTTATTTATTCGACCACGCTTGTAAACCGTTATTGACTGAATTCATGAAAACTGTTGATACTAATGTGATTGGAAAACCATTTTCGACTTCAAACGGAGTAGATAATGCGATATTAATTGCAGTAAACAAAGAAATTCGTCAACATCCTATCGAAGAGGTAGGAGCATGGTTGAGAGAATCGATGACTGCAATGAAAAAAATTGGATAA